A single genomic interval of Mycolicibacterium holsaticum DSM 44478 = JCM 12374 harbors:
- a CDS encoding GNAT family N-acetyltransferase, giving the protein MRGLHTARLIHTADLDSETREDARRMVIEAFGGEFTDADWEHSLGGMHAVIFDHGAVIAHGAVVQRSLLYGDTALRCGYVEGVAVREDWRGQGLAQAVMDAVEQVLRGAYQLGALSVTEEGRRIYIARGWLPWQGPTSVLAPDGVTRTPDDDHALFVLPTGLPKSLDLDPTAEITCDWRDGDVW; this is encoded by the coding sequence GTGCGCGGCCTTCACACCGCACGCCTGATTCACACCGCCGACCTCGACAGCGAGACCCGCGAGGACGCGCGCCGAATGGTGATCGAGGCGTTCGGCGGTGAGTTCACCGACGCCGACTGGGAACACTCCCTCGGCGGGATGCACGCCGTCATCTTCGATCACGGCGCGGTGATCGCCCACGGCGCGGTGGTTCAGCGCAGCCTGCTGTACGGCGACACCGCGCTGCGCTGCGGCTATGTCGAAGGCGTCGCGGTCCGCGAGGACTGGCGCGGCCAGGGGCTCGCGCAGGCCGTGATGGACGCCGTCGAGCAGGTGCTGCGCGGCGCCTACCAACTCGGCGCGCTGAGCGTCACCGAAGAAGGCCGGCGCATCTACATCGCCCGCGGCTGGCTGCCGTGGCAGGGGCCGACGTCGGTGCTGGCACCCGACGGCGTGACCCGCACACCCGACGACGACCACGCGCTGTTCGTGCTGCCGACCGGCTTACCGAAGAGCCTAGACCTCGACCCGACGGCCGAGATCACCTGTGATTGGCGCGACGGCGACGTCTGGTAG